The genomic interval TGCTCAACTACACTGTCACTTCAAAATACTTAGCTAGGGCTATCGTAAGTACttcgcaattattccatcttgttcaaggtgaacaagatggaatggATAGGGCGAACTATGCGAGTATAACTAAATTTGTAGGAATGGTTCTAAATCCGTAAAGATAAAAAGTAAACGATTATCTTTATTGCTGGTAACTCAGCTTTTTTGctgatcaaaaaatgccaaaactgctaccatgttgttgacttgttttgacatgacgacatttttgcaaaaccccgtactaaaatgacgacggtattacgtttttcccgccaaaatgacgccgGGTTTTAGTTGtgctatgagaaaatctcgtactcgtagttgTTCTCGTCCTAGGatctaaatctctctattgtgTGCATGTGGCCGGtcaaatccgttttcaggttgaatccgtttttacctataggttaaattcgtgatccttATTTTACATATTGCAGGTTGAACATGCATTctacctacaatcttggacaaaaagggttgagaaaaTTTCTCAGCAGGGGTTACTTTACGTACTACGCCCTCAATATCACTCTCTAGCagccaccccctccccccctacaaccaatgttgataagcccaggtttgacatgctttgttttttctagcaacattgatcagggggtgggggaggggggcatttttgaacaaaaacgaGAGCGAGATCGTCATAGTTGTGATTGCTGTTAGTCCAAAACCAtaattttctcaacaattttgtccaagattgtagtttaaAGCTccctaccccctcccccccttcaaAGGATTGGAAACacttataccttccctcaagctcttccttacgcatctcaacacatcttcttgatcaaaaaatcacttttttcttcatgttttgaaattgtgattgcttaacacttgactggcaaaatttgacCTTTGATTTTTACCCAAAGGCTGTTAACtctgagtgtaagttttggatttcacggtccgactttactcacgtttaaaactgaccggttggacctcagagggttggatctagggaaattTGACGTCATTGAGTCACTTATGCATGTATGCAAACATGAATTTAAAAGTTTCAAAGCCCGAAACATTCGTGCTGCAGATTAATTCATccgtgtacacacgcattgcatttttaaactagggtctttgacgtcattttctcctcgatccagcccTGTTAAGACTTTatagttagtaatggcggaaaATTCCAGTGAAAATAAGcaggtttcttttttaaatcaaggatgggtcacttactgttttgttaacatagccttgaaatcaaataatttttataataaGTCAAGTGATATCTACGTATATAATAActaaaactaatcctaacctaaCTCTAATTTTTCtcaggcttaatttaggctccaaaaaattttcttcaatccatctgagtgtGCGTgcattcaacctaggtaaaatggggatcaccaatttaacctatagcttaaaacggattcaacctgagaacgggttttaccggcaacatacaTACTTGTTTACGTCAGTCACTACACGAAGACATTCACTTTTGTATCCTTCACAATTTAAAATGTAGTGACCGATGCTTGAGCACAAAGAGAGGAGCGGCTCTTTGCTTGCTACGTATGAGTACTTCCCTTCCTCTCCACCGAACCGAGCGGCCAAAAATGGGCTTCACGAAAAACTGTCGGCTCACGTTGTCCTAAAAACCTGGAATTTgattatttcacgttgttgttttataGACTACGGCAAAAAGTGCACTGAAATGCGTGCTgctcgtgcagcacgatcacATTTTTTCTTAACCAATGTTATTCTTGCTTTGcgacgttgtcgttgctaatTAAGCAAAAGAGGACCtcttccgtgtttccatagcctcatctaaacatgggggggagttgggagaattctcgacagttatgcaaaccctggACTACGTCTCGGGCTTGCATATccgtctcgaattctcccaactctccCTCTCGTTTTTAGTCAGTCACTATACGAAGACATTCACTTTTGTATCCTTCACAATTTAAAATGTAGTGACAGATGCTTGAGCACAAAGAGAGGAGCGGCTCTCCGCTTGCTACGTATGATTACTTTCCTTCCTGTCAACTGAACTGAGTGGCCAAACTGAATGGGCTTCACGAAAAACTGAAGGAGAAATTTAACGATAAATTCTTGTCTTCAAGCGGGAAACCATTGCacatctttttttattttattttatttctttattattattattattattattattattattattattattattattattattattattattattattattattttaaattaattaatttacatcACTGATTTACATTACTTACATATAAAGCATATAAATACATGATTACATTGCTACTATACAGTAATTACTTAACAATACAGATCTTTAATACAGAGTAGCCAAACATTGCACATCTTTCTGACTTAAACATTTTGTTTGATTCCAGATGTTTCATCCACAAATGAAGTCATTACCACTTCTGCTTCAAATTCCAAGCCATCGGAAGGTGGGTGGCTAAACTTCTATGaagttaacaacaacaacaacaatagcaATAGCACTGTAGGGTGGTTTAGCAAGGACAACGGGAACGTCTGCTCAACTACTGTCACTTCAAAATACTTAGTTAGGGCTATTGTAAGTACttcgcaattattccatcttgttcaaggtgaacaagatggaatggATAGGGCGAACTATGCGAGTATAACTAAATTTATAGGAATGGCTCTAAAGCCGTGAAGATAAAAAGTAAACGATTTCCTGTTGTCTGCTCACGTTGTCCTCAAAACCTGGAATTTgattatttcacgttgttttgtaGACTACGGCAAAAAATGcactaaaatgcgtgctgcacgtgcagcacgatatTTTTTCTTAACCAATGATactcttgctttgtggcgttgtcgttgctaattAAACAAAAGAGGGccttttccgtgtttccatagcctcatctaaacaagAGGGGGTTGCGAGAATTCTCGACTACGTCTCAAGCTTGCATAACtgtcaaattctcccaactcgccctctcgtgtttagatgaggctatggaaacacgaaaaaaggtcctgtattgcttttataaaataccTCTCAAAGATAATTCCACAAATgtaggaaaatgctggtttttttttcttctagatggaaacagattttcttgataacgctcatatttcctaccagtcaatcaaaacgcgcgtctgacaacacaaccaatcaaaatttgtgtgatgtcacggCTGTGTTTCcgtactctcatctaaacacagcattgaccaatgagagtgccctTACTAGTGAATAGTGTAAATAGTGCTCCCGGCGACATTTGAAATTCCGacgacattttaaaaaaataaagtagtttttGGTTCGCTTCCTATTCAACTTGTGTGATATTTATCTCAGTGTCGGTAAAACTGGTACACATCCACCACTATGTGATTTGCTGTCTAGATTAAGACGAGTAGGTGTTACTcaattaatatttaatattgtTTCGTCCATGAAATTTCAGAAAGGCGCCATTAAAGCAATAATactaaaaaataaatgaaactaTATGTTGCTTCTTAATTAAAAGCGAGATGAGAGGCAGAGCAATCACTTTTGTATTTTATGTAATTataactttagaaaaaaaaaacaacaacaacgaaatgTTGCACGTACTGACTAGGTGTTGACTTCAGACAATCAAcgttattttccaaaacaaaaatcgTTTAATGGTTCAGAATAATGAATCTTTTCTACAAAAAGTGACGAGATCTgtgtcattttttcaagttgagagGACATTCAATGCTGCCCAAGCTACGTGGTCAGATAAATGGATCCCAGTTACAGTGGTGATCTCAGTGGTTGGTGGAGTCTTTGTTCTTGTATTCCTGGCCGTTACTTGGCGCATCAAGAAAAAGCGGGCATACAAAGGCGTTAAACGTAAGTTCCGAATGGTTGCCTCAGAGATCGAAAGACTTTCATCATTTTTACGTATTTGCTCCTTAATTTTGCGCAACGCGATTGTCGCTGAGCCGAAAGGCTCGACATTTTGTTGTCTGTCAATGCTCTCCTAATAAACAgttaagtttatttcttttttatgcAGGTTGTGCGGAAGAGGGAGTCGAAGACGATAATCTGTTTATCAGCTGCAGCTCAAAAGATTTTAGCTGGGTGTCTGAAAATCTGATCTCTCTCCTTGAAAAGCACTCCATTCCTTACATCATTCACATCCGCGACTTTGAGTTGGGAAGGCCTATCGTCCAAAATATGGCAGACAGCGTTTACAACAGCCGTCAAGTGGTTATTGTTTTGTCAAACAACTACCTTGCCAGCAATTTTTGACGGGAAGAGCTGCACATGGCCTTACAGAGGGGGGTAGACACGGGATATTCCGCCTTAGTGCTTGTGTCTATCGACAAGCTGAAGAAAAAGCAACTGCCAAATTCTTTGAGAAATAAGACTTTGCTGGATTTTGAGAGGCACAAGAAGCAAGATTGGGAGAAGAAATTGCTTAACATTGTACATATGCCTGGGAGGAAAACTGCTAATATTTAGAGACACACAGCTTCCCTGCCCAAAATTCTTGAAGAACATAAATGGTTGAATGAAGAAAGGGATGCCAAGAAAGCCGGGATGGATTCAATTACTTTTGAGGCCATCCCTTTTCCCCTGTGGTGACATTAGTCATTGAAAGCCTTTCCGAACTCACCAATTCCAAAAAACCTAAATTGAAAGCGAGCTTTATCAACAAAGTATTTTCTGTAGCTACTGTCCCTTTGTGGAAGTGTAGGGGTTGATATGTTAGTCAGTGCGGCCGGGTTTACCTTTCTAGTGAGCGTTCACCCAGTCGTCATCGACGTTTTAGAGAGGCGGGGGATCTCTTTCTTTGTCCAACATTCAGTCTTCTCCTTCAAAAATTTATGGGGGCAAACATTTTGCGAAGAAATGTAGAACTGAAGTCTAGATTAGGGAAAATTGTAGGTATATTACATAGTTTTTGGTCTCTATCATTTAAAATTTCAAGTAAAGATTTTCTTGAACTTGCTATTGTTGAGTCCGCAAGAGCTAACCATAGTTATAAACTTTATGTTAAAGCGGAAAAAAGTGAACTGTTACAAATACTCCTTTTTAATTGACATAGTTAATTTATGGAATGGTCTACCAAAGAAGATTGTTGAAGCTGACAGTTTTTAAGTATTCAAATCTAAGCTAAAATAACATTTGAATTTTAAGCATAATGTTTCTTTTTAATCTTTAAACTTTTACATAGATCTAAACTTATTTGCTCTGTTGTTTAGGGAGTTTTATAAAGGGCTGATCTCTCGACTTCCTTTTTAAGATGTACTTTATCTAACCTGTACGTTTTTGTTTTAGCAATAATTTTTGTTACATAGTTTGATATTTGCATCTTAAATAAAGTGTTATTCGCTTTGGCGCGAACGGTTTCAGGATATGACAACCGAGCTCTGATTGGGCAGATAAAggcctggggccggttgctcgaagcctggttagcgctatccgttggttaagaggtatcaaaacctattggTTTCCATGGTTTTTAAtgccggttagcgctaactgtGCTTCGAACAACCCGGGCCAGTAGTTCcgtgtggggaggagcgttgagtgaccacacaaagaacggctgaAGGTGAAACTAACATGATACAGGCCATACATATATTAATGGCCAAGTCATGGATTAAGTGGGTTGACATTTCAATATTTAGTGATTGTATGATTAGCCCTGTTAAGTAAAAGAGAGAATACATGCTCTATTATCATCAGAAGTAGAAGTAAGAAGCATGATGTTGCAAATTAGCATAACTTTAAGAAACAACTGGTTGGGCAGCAGTTGAAATTCCACCATGAATAAAACATAAAGGGTGTCCAGGAAAGAGACAATACCATACCAATCTATTGAAACCGGTACCAGAAGCAACAAGACTTAATACAAGCGTGGCTTCTATGTAACAACGTATTAGAGACCGCCTGAAACTTGTTCAAGTTAATGATAAAACAGTGGAGGTGATACCGTATAAGCTGACATTGCgatacattttgaaaaaaagaggaTGTGGGAGAAAATCCTGTCAAACTCCCCTCTAAGTTCGAATTTTGTAGtcgaacttagcaagtgctctggtatccaaaaagaaaatttagggtaaccacgcatttttcagactGAGATAATGAAGCATCAATTTGGAAAATAACGCCATACATAGCTTTGAAGCCTGCATAGCAAGAGTTGGTTCCATGATCCGACCAACACACAGCAGGATGACCTCTTGTGTATGCAAATCTACGGAAAGCCATGAGAAAAGCGTCTGTTGTTCACTTAAAGCTGGTCACTAACCGAACAACAGACGCTTTTCTTATGGCTTTCCGTAGATTTGCGTGCACAAGAGGTCATCCTGCTGTGTGTTGGTCGGATCATGGAACCAACTTTGTCGGAGCTCAGGATTACTTAAAAGAAATTTGCAAAGAAGAGAATATTACGAGAATCCAGGATACAGTAGCTGAAGAGTTCAACTGCCAATTTCGTTGGGAATGGAATATCCCCAAAGCAAGCCACATGAATGGTGTTGTTGAAAGCTTAATAAAGTCAGTCCGCCAAGCAATGGACGCGAGTTTCAGACAACAAAGTCTAACAGAAAAACAATGGCGAACTTGCCTTGCTGAAGTAACCTATACGATTAACAGCCGTCCTTTGTACCCTAGTTCACATGCCATTTGGGAGAATCCACCAATAACTCCAACGATGTAATCATCGGACCTCACGCTGCAATCCCCGTACCAAACCCGGAAGAGAGAGTTAACCCAAGGCATTTAGCGCGAGCAACCCAACAAAGAGTTCAAAGTTTTTTGGAATCATGCTTAAAGTACTTTGATCCAACACTCCTTCCACGAAATAAATGGTACAGGCCGAGAACAAATCTTCAACCAGGAGACTTGGTGCTAGAACTGGAAGCAACGCCAAGACGAAAATGGAAGATGGCGTTAGTGCAGGAAGTGTACGTGGGAACAGACGGGCTAGTTAGAAAGGCAAAGATAAAGAATGCATTTGGAACTTACGAAAGACCAATTCATAAACTATGTCTAATAGCGACCAAGCAAGAACTAGAGAATAAAACGTAAACATTGCTTCGATCTGAAGATCTCCACACCATGGGGGAGTGATTTGCACTATCAGAACAAACAAACCCATTCAAAAGGACCTGAAGCAACAAAGAAGAATAGAAGTCGCTAATGAGCAACTTTTTCATGCGCTTTCACAACCGTTTCATCTTCAGGAATTCCGCTCTCGATGATTTAATCATCGTCAGGCCAAGATCCCCACGGCTTTGTAAAGTTAGAAAGACAGAGTCGCTC from Montipora foliosa isolate CH-2021 unplaced genomic scaffold, ASM3666993v2 scaffold_446, whole genome shotgun sequence carries:
- the LOC137989203 gene encoding toll-like receptor 6, producing MSIFCPVRKNDQRRQGHFVFIARSNKISCSVSITEKLLAKLPVHQDQYLVCRLSSSGSPSLSAIGYSRVREIFRATLSLFVEDCHNYGTHSLRRGGASAASAADVSSTNEVITTSASNSKPSEVERTFNAAQATWSDKWIPVTVVISVVGGVFVLVFLAVTWRIKKKRAYKGVKRCAEEGVEDDNLFISCSSKDFSWVSENLISLLEKHSIPYIIHIRDFELGRPIVQNMADSVYNSRQVVIVLSNNYLASNF